DNA sequence from the Planctomycetota bacterium genome:
GGCCAGAATCGCGGGCGTCGCAGTCCCACGCGGATTCTTGGACAGGCTCCTAGAGTTTCACCCGCAGCAGAAGGTCCAGCACCTCGTCGAGGCACAGCCTGCTGTCGAAGGCGAGCGCCCAGGCGCCGTCGCCCATCAGCCGCCAGGGCAGAACGCGCGGGTCCAGGACGCCGGGCACGAGCGCGGGCGATTCCGGATACGTCACGATGGCCACTAGCCGGGGCTCCCCGCGAGGCCCGTCGCGCCAGGCGATCTGGGCGATGCGGGCCGCCTTGGCGCCCGCTCCCTGGAACGCCAGGCCGAAGTGCCACGCGCAGAAGTCCTCGGCGCGCTGCGTGCCGACGGGCGCGCCCCCCAGGGTGGCGCGCAGGGCGCCATCCTGGAACGTCAGCGCCGCCAGCAGACCCACGACGTAGTCGGGGTGTTGGGTGCCGTGGCGCTCGACGAACCTCTTGGCCTCCTCCAGGTCGTCCATCGCGCTGGCTCGGAAGATGTTGAGCCCCGGGGCGCCGCGGCCGCGCACGATCTCCTGAAGCGTCTGCTCGATCGCCTGGAATTCCGGTCCGTTGGAGCGGTAGAAGCGACGGACGATCTCGGGGTAGTTTCGCTCGGCCGCCAGCGCCAGCAGCTCGCCGGTGAGGCCGCGCACGACGTGCTCCTCGGGAGGCAACTCGCGGGAGTTCGTGGCCAGCCTCCCGCGTGTGGCCACGACCACGGCGCCGAGAATGCCCACCGCGATGGCCAGGGCCACCAGGCTTCTCGCGCCGAGGAGCGGAGCGCGGCGGACACCTGCCTGGTAGAGGTCGCATCCGCACTCGAGGCAGAACCGGCCCCTGGCGGGCAGTTCGGCGTTGCACTTCGGGCAGGACACAGCGTTCACGGCCGGAGGCTCCCGCTTACGGAGTCGCCGACGATGAGTCGGGTGCGGAACGTTGCAGGACGTCACGGGCGCTCTCAATTCGCTCGGCCAGGTTGAGCTTGATGACCCACCCTACGGGCAGACGGTACCACCGAAGGCCGCTCGGTTCGTCGCGGAGCCAGCGGGCCTCGAGCTCGCCGCGAAGATCGAGCTCGATCTCGTAGAGCCCGGGGTTCTTCTCCAGCACGGGCCTGCCCGTCGCGGCTGCCGGGGCTCGCCCTTCGAACAGACTGGCCAGA
Encoded proteins:
- a CDS encoding zinc ribbon domain-containing protein — translated: MNAVSCPKCNAELPARGRFCLECGCDLYQAGVRRAPLLGARSLVALAIAVGILGAVVVATRGRLATNSRELPPEEHVVRGLTGELLALAAERNYPEIVRRFYRSNGPEFQAIEQTLQEIVRGRGAPGLNIFRASAMDDLEEAKRFVERHGTQHPDYVVGLLAALTFQDGALRATLGGAPVGTQRAEDFCAWHFGLAFQGAGAKAARIAQIAWRDGPRGEPRLVAIVTYPESPALVPGVLDPRVLPWRLMGDGAWALAFDSRLCLDEVLDLLLRVKL